In Nomascus leucogenys isolate Asia chromosome 25, Asia_NLE_v1, whole genome shotgun sequence, a single genomic region encodes these proteins:
- the CBS gene encoding cystathionine beta-synthase isoform X2, which yields MPSETPQAEVGPTGCPHRSGPYSAKGSLEKGPPEGKEAKEPLWIRPDAPSRCTWQLGRPASESPHRHTAPAKAPKILPDILKKIGDTPMVRINKIGKKFGLKLAKCEFFNAGGSVKDRISLRMIEDAERDGTLKPGDTIIEPTSGNTGIGLALAAAVRGYRCIIVMPEKMSSEKVDVLRALGAEIVRTPTNARFDSPESHVGVAWRLKNEIPNSHILDQYRNASNPLAHYDTTADEILQQCDGKLDMLVASVGTGGTITGIARKLKEKCPGCRIIGVDPEGSILAEPEELNQTEQTTYEVEGIGYDFIPTVLDRTVVDKWFKSNDEEAFTFARMLIAQEGLLCGGSAGSTVAVAVKAAQELQEGQRCVVILPDSVRNYMTKFLSDRWMLQKGFLKEEDLMEEKPWWWHLRVQELSLSAPLTVLPTVTCEHTIEILREKGFDQAPVVDEAGVILGMVTLGNMLSSLLAGKVQPSDQVGKVIYKQFKQIHLTDTLGRLSHILEMDHFALVVHEQIQYHSTGKSSQRQMVFGVVTAIDLLNFVATQERDQK from the exons ATGCCTTCTGAGACCCCCCAGGCGGAAGTGGGGCCCACAGGTTGCCCCCACCGCTCAGGGCCATACTCGGCGAAGGGGAGCCTGGAGAAGGGGCCCCCAGAGGGTAAGGAAGCCAAGGAGCCCCTGTGGATCCGGCCCGATGCTCCGAGCAGGTGCACCTGGCAGCTGGGCCGGCCTGCCTCCGAGTCGCCGCATCGCCACACTGCCCC GGCAAAAGCTCCAAAAATCTTGCCAGATATTCTGAAGAAAATCGGGGACACCCCTATGGTCAGAATCAACAAGATTGGGAAGAAGTTCGGCCTGAAGT TGGCCAAGTGTGAGTTCTTCAATGCGGGCGGGAGCGTGAAGGACCGCATCAGCTTGCGGATGATTGAGGATGCTGAGCGCGACGGGACGCTGAAGCCCGGGGACACGATTATCGAGCCGACATCCGGGAACACCG GGATCGGGCTGGCCCTGGCTGCGGCAGTGAGGGGCTATCGCTGCATCATCGTGATGCCGGAGAAGATGAGCTCCGAGAAG GTGGACGTGCTGCGGGCACTGGGGGCTGAGATTGTGAGGACCCCCACCAATGCCAGGTTCGACTCCCCAGAGTCACACGTGGGGGTGGCCTGGCGGCTGAAGAACGAAATCCCCAATTCTCACATCCTAGACCAG TACCGCAACGCCAGCAACCCCCTGGCTCACTATGACACGACCGCTGATGAGATCCTGCAGCAGTGTGATG GGAAGCTGGACATGCTGGTGGCTTCAGTGGGCACGGGCGGCACCATCACTGGCATTGCCAGGAAGCTGAAGGAGAAGTGTCCTGGATGCAGG ATCATTGGGGTGGATCCCGAAGGCTCCATCCTCGCGGAGCCAGAGGAGCTGAACCAGACAGAGCAGACAACCTACGAGGTGGAAGGGATCGGCTACGACTTCATCCCCACGGTGCTGGATAGGACG GTGGTGGACAAGTGGTTCAAGAGCAACGACGAGGAGGCGTTCACCTTTGCCCGCATGCTGATCGCGCAAGAGGGGCTGCTATGTG GTGGCAGTGCCGGCAGCACGGTGGCGGTGGCCGTGAAGGCCGCGCAGGAGCTGCAGGAGGGCCAGCGCTGCGTGGTCATTCTGCCCGACTCAGTGCGGAACTACAT GACCAAGTTCCTGAGTGACAGGTGGATGCTGCAGAAGGGCTTTCTGAAGGAGGAGGACCTCATGGAGGAGAAGCCCTG GTGGTGGCACCTCCGCGTTCAGGAGCTGAGTCTGTCAGCCCCACTGACCGTGCTCCCGACCGTCACCTGTGAGCACACCATTGAGATCCTCCGGGAGAAGGGCTTCGACCAGGCGCCCGTGGTGGACGAGGCGGG GGTGATCCTGGGAATGGTGACGCTTGGGAACATGCTGTCGTCCCTGCTTGCCGGGAAGGTGCAGCCGTCAGACCAAGTTGGCAAAGTCATCTACAAGCAGTTCAAACAG ATCCACCTCACGGACACGCTGGGCAGGCTCTCGCACATCCTGGAGATGGACCACTTCGCCCTGGTGGTGCACGAGCAGATCCAGT ACCACAGCACTGGGAAGTCCAGTCAGCGGCAGATGGTGTTCGGGGTGGTGACCGCCATTGATTTGCTGAACTTCGTGGCCACCCAGGAGCGGGACCAGAAGTGA
- the CBS gene encoding cystathionine beta-synthase isoform X1 produces MPSETPQAEVGPTGCPHRSGPYSAKGSLEKGPPEGKEAKEPLWIRPDAPSRCTWQLGRPASESPHRHTAPAKAPKILPDILKKIGDTPMVRINKIGKKFGLKCELLAKCEFFNAGGSVKDRISLRMIEDAERDGTLKPGDTIIEPTSGNTGIGLALAAAVRGYRCIIVMPEKMSSEKVDVLRALGAEIVRTPTNARFDSPESHVGVAWRLKNEIPNSHILDQYRNASNPLAHYDTTADEILQQCDGKLDMLVASVGTGGTITGIARKLKEKCPGCRIIGVDPEGSILAEPEELNQTEQTTYEVEGIGYDFIPTVLDRTVVDKWFKSNDEEAFTFARMLIAQEGLLCGGSAGSTVAVAVKAAQELQEGQRCVVILPDSVRNYMTKFLSDRWMLQKGFLKEEDLMEEKPWWWHLRVQELSLSAPLTVLPTVTCEHTIEILREKGFDQAPVVDEAGVILGMVTLGNMLSSLLAGKVQPSDQVGKVIYKQFKQIHLTDTLGRLSHILEMDHFALVVHEQIQYHSTGKSSQRQMVFGVVTAIDLLNFVATQERDQK; encoded by the exons ATGCCTTCTGAGACCCCCCAGGCGGAAGTGGGGCCCACAGGTTGCCCCCACCGCTCAGGGCCATACTCGGCGAAGGGGAGCCTGGAGAAGGGGCCCCCAGAGGGTAAGGAAGCCAAGGAGCCCCTGTGGATCCGGCCCGATGCTCCGAGCAGGTGCACCTGGCAGCTGGGCCGGCCTGCCTCCGAGTCGCCGCATCGCCACACTGCCCC GGCAAAAGCTCCAAAAATCTTGCCAGATATTCTGAAGAAAATCGGGGACACCCCTATGGTCAGAATCAACAAGATTGGGAAGAAGTTCGGCCTGAAGTGTGAGCTCC TGGCCAAGTGTGAGTTCTTCAATGCGGGCGGGAGCGTGAAGGACCGCATCAGCTTGCGGATGATTGAGGATGCTGAGCGCGACGGGACGCTGAAGCCCGGGGACACGATTATCGAGCCGACATCCGGGAACACCG GGATCGGGCTGGCCCTGGCTGCGGCAGTGAGGGGCTATCGCTGCATCATCGTGATGCCGGAGAAGATGAGCTCCGAGAAG GTGGACGTGCTGCGGGCACTGGGGGCTGAGATTGTGAGGACCCCCACCAATGCCAGGTTCGACTCCCCAGAGTCACACGTGGGGGTGGCCTGGCGGCTGAAGAACGAAATCCCCAATTCTCACATCCTAGACCAG TACCGCAACGCCAGCAACCCCCTGGCTCACTATGACACGACCGCTGATGAGATCCTGCAGCAGTGTGATG GGAAGCTGGACATGCTGGTGGCTTCAGTGGGCACGGGCGGCACCATCACTGGCATTGCCAGGAAGCTGAAGGAGAAGTGTCCTGGATGCAGG ATCATTGGGGTGGATCCCGAAGGCTCCATCCTCGCGGAGCCAGAGGAGCTGAACCAGACAGAGCAGACAACCTACGAGGTGGAAGGGATCGGCTACGACTTCATCCCCACGGTGCTGGATAGGACG GTGGTGGACAAGTGGTTCAAGAGCAACGACGAGGAGGCGTTCACCTTTGCCCGCATGCTGATCGCGCAAGAGGGGCTGCTATGTG GTGGCAGTGCCGGCAGCACGGTGGCGGTGGCCGTGAAGGCCGCGCAGGAGCTGCAGGAGGGCCAGCGCTGCGTGGTCATTCTGCCCGACTCAGTGCGGAACTACAT GACCAAGTTCCTGAGTGACAGGTGGATGCTGCAGAAGGGCTTTCTGAAGGAGGAGGACCTCATGGAGGAGAAGCCCTG GTGGTGGCACCTCCGCGTTCAGGAGCTGAGTCTGTCAGCCCCACTGACCGTGCTCCCGACCGTCACCTGTGAGCACACCATTGAGATCCTCCGGGAGAAGGGCTTCGACCAGGCGCCCGTGGTGGACGAGGCGGG GGTGATCCTGGGAATGGTGACGCTTGGGAACATGCTGTCGTCCCTGCTTGCCGGGAAGGTGCAGCCGTCAGACCAAGTTGGCAAAGTCATCTACAAGCAGTTCAAACAG ATCCACCTCACGGACACGCTGGGCAGGCTCTCGCACATCCTGGAGATGGACCACTTCGCCCTGGTGGTGCACGAGCAGATCCAGT ACCACAGCACTGGGAAGTCCAGTCAGCGGCAGATGGTGTTCGGGGTGGTGACCGCCATTGATTTGCTGAACTTCGTGGCCACCCAGGAGCGGGACCAGAAGTGA